In the genome of Bacteroidales bacterium, the window GCATCTTCATGCGAGAAAAACTCAAATAATGAAAATGAAGTTAGTTGTTTTCAAGTTGATTTAAATGATGCAGCTAAATATCAAATTAACAGAAAATGGATTTTTTTAGGATTCCTACATAAGGATACCCAAGTAGAAGAATGTAAACCAGACAATTTAGAGGAAATGAATATTGAGTTTAGTGATACTGACAGATTTCATGCTAATAGTTCATGTAACTTATTTAATGGTTATTATTCAGTTTTTAACCCTGATTCAATAATAATTGATAGTGTTATAACAACATTAATGTATTGTATAAATGACACTGTTAGAGAATGGGAAGATAAATATTTTTACGAATTAAGAAATGCCACGAATTATGAAATTAGTGGAAATAGCTTGACTATTGCAACGACATCGAATATTGATATGATTTTTAAGGCAGATTGAAAAACCAACTAAACCTAACTAAAATATAAAAATAATGAAACTCAAAAAAGTAATTACATTGTTGACCGTTTTGGCAATAATTATTGGCTTTGGTAATTTAATATAGTTATTGTATCTTTGCAGAAAAAATATTATGAATTGTCCGAAATGTAAATCAGTAAAACACAAAAAGAATGGTGTTATAAAAGGAAAACAAAGATATAAATGTCATAATTGCGGTTATAATTACACTGTAGAAATTAAATCTACAGCAAAACCAATATCCGTTAAAAGACAAGCATTGCAATTATATTTGGAAGGACTGGGTTTTAGATCAATTGGTCGTTTTCTTTGTGTTAGTCACGTTGCAGTGCAAAATTGGATAAAGAAATTCGGAAAAGAACTTGATGAAATAAAAAGTAGTGAAAAAATATCTGTTATAGAAATGGATGAAATGCACACATATATAGGAAATAAAAAAACTATTGTTGGATATGGATTGCTGTTGATAGAGATGGAAAAAGATTTATCAACTGCGTATTTGGCAGTAGAGGAACAAAAACAGGAAAAGAATTATGGAAGTTAATTTATAATAAAGAATATGATAAAATTATGACTGACTACTGGAAACCATACGAAGATTTTGTTCCCAAGAAAAATCATATTCAATCTAAAGCTGAAACATATACAGTAGAAGGGTACAATAGTTTGTTCAGGCATTTCTTAGCAAGATTAAGAAGAAAAACTAAATGTTATACAAAGAGTTTGGAAATGCTAATATATTCTGTAAAACTATTAATGGAATACAGAAATAATAAAACGGCTATATTTAATTAACAATACCTAATTATTATTAGTTGTTCAAAAAATGACGAGAAAGATTCTTATGAACAAAACGATACTAAGCAATTTAAACTATCAAAAACAGAATATAAAGGATGTTTTATAGACAACCCTTTGGACTCAAATAAAAATTTATTATCCGTAACAAGTGATTCACTATTTTATACCATAGCAAATGATACTCTATTACTAAATGTGATTATGAATTATAATTGTTGCGGATTACTTAATGACTCTCTTGTAATTGATGATGAAAATGTAATGATTTATATTTGTGATACATGTATAGATAACTGTTTATGCTATTGTATGTGTGATTTCGAGTTTGAATATTCTTTTATAAACTTTTTGGAGAAGAACATTCATTTCTATATTTATTTAAAAGGATATGAAGAATATGAATATTCTTTGTGGAAAGATTTAGAATATAATGAATAAAAGGGCGAATGCCTGACATACTATAAATTAATAGTTATAAAAATTTATTAATTAAAAATCTTAAGTTATGAAAAAAACTATTTTAATTTTATTAAATGTAATTTCTTTCAGCTTTCTAACAATAGCTCAGGAAATTGATGTATTAAAACCAACATCTAATGATGTTTCTTTTGAAGTTAGTTTTTACCCGAATAATTCAATTGCTCCAATTAATTTGAATTATTTAAGAGGCAGGTATTTTATGAACGATAAAATAGCAATAAGAATGGGTATTGATCTTGCTAATAAAAAGCAAAAAACTGAGTATGTAAATAATTATACTCATGATGGTAATCCAATTGATGTTAATAATGATATTCAAGAATGTTCCTGTTTTTTAATAGGAATACATCCTGGTATAGAATTACACTTGAGTAACAGTAAAAGGCTTTCACCATATATCGGTGTAGAAATAAGTTATATTACCAAATCTTCAAATGAAGATTATGAAGACTATTACGTTGAGTATGATGCAGGAAGTTATACAATTCTTTCTGAAAAAACCAAATATGAAGGCGCCTGGATGGGAAATTTCCAAAGGGCATATTCAAAATTTGGAGTGAATGCTTTATTAGGAACTGATTTTTATGTAACTAAACATTTATATTTAGGTTTTGAAATAGGAATAGGTTTGTTATCCTGTACAAATAATGAAATTACTAAAAAGGTAGATGATGATGACAAAGATGTGGTTGTACCTGAATCAAAATATTCTGATTTTGGTGTTAATGTAAATAATGCTATACGTCTGGGATTCTGGTTTTAATAAAATCTTTAATATCTAAAACTATGAATATTATTAAAATAAATTTTGTTTTATATTTATTTTCATTTTTTATTTTATTCACGTCTTGCAGTAAAGAAGATGATGTTAAAAATGATAAAAATATTGAAATAAAAAAAGAGAACAATAATTCCCGAAATTTCTCCAGTAACGAAACAAATCTTTATTTCCTAAACGGTGAATATGAAAATGCGTTTTTAAACAATTCCTATTGGAATTCATTTTTAAGTGGACAATCAGGAAATATATTCGTGAATGAAGATAATGTTAGCAATTTTACTTTTACAATATTCGGGCAAAATTATACCGCTACCTATGCCAATTGGTATTTAATAAGGATTGAAATTTATGATTTTATAGAAATTGTTGGTATAAATATAGATTCAGGCTATGTTATTAGTATAATTATTTGTAGTGATATTAAATTGGGAACAAATCATATTTATGGATATGTTTATAATACATTTACCGAATTTCATGCTTATTCAGATAATGCTACATTAATTATAACAGATAAAACGGAAGAGTTAATTTCAGGCAATTTTTATTTTGAAGCAAATAGATATGAATCATCAGAAATTATACATGTTTCAGGTGAATTTATCCAAATAAAAAAATATAATATGATTTATTAAAATTTCAAAGTTGTCATTTTATATTAAGTTAAATAAACATTCAAATTTTTGTATTTAAAAAATAAAGAAATCACGCAACCATTCAGACAAAATATTCATCTAAAAGATATAATGTTAAACTTTTTATTTATTAAAAACTTAAAAACATGAAATATAAATATTCAATCAGCCGGTTAATCAACTACATGTTATTATTTATCTCTTTAACAGGAATACTTTTATTTATTTTTGCTTGTGAAAAAAATAGCGAAAACGAAACAAATTTGACATCACAAGGTGAATTGCTAAATTATAATGGTTGCAAAACATTTGAGAAAAACACTGAAACCGAAAGAAACTATACCTGTGTTGAATATAATTATGCTAATAATAAGCTTGAATTAAAACATATAAATGCCGGATTTAATTGCTGCCCTGAAAAAATAACTGCAAATATTACAATAGAAAACGATACTATAACTATCAAAGAAATAGAAGCAGAAGCCTTGTGTGATTGCCTTTGTCTTTTCGACCTTGATTTTAAATTAGAAAATATATCATCAAAAGAATATTATATAAATTTTATTGAACTATATATTGGTGAAATGGATAATTTAGAATTTTTAGTGAATTTTTCAGATTCTTCTTCGGGAAGTTTTTGTTTGGAAAGAAATTATTATCCATGGGGAATTTATTAAATAAATGTAACTATTTAGGTGATTGTTAAATTTGCATTAATCAGATAATTTTGTCATATGGTAGTCATTAAATAGTCATTCGATGGTCATTCAGTTTTCATTAGATAGCCATTTAATTGCTAATTAAAAATTAAAAAAATGAAATCAATAATATTGGAATAAAATTAAATAATTACATTAATCAATAGGAAAAAAAACATAAAATGACAATTGAATGACGTGCAAAGCACAAATAACAATTGAATGACAGCAAAGCAAATGATAAAATAGAACTTGAATATAACACGGTTAAATCTCATTATATTAACTACTAAGTAATTACTAAAAAATAAAATTAATTATGAAAAACTTAAAAATTATTGGAATTATTGGTCTGTTTCTTTTTTTATCAATTTCATGTGAAAAAAGTAAAGACACAAAACCTGATGATAAAAACATTGAATATATAGAAATAGAACTAAATCAAAAAGAAAAAAGCCTGATTCAATCAAGTAATCAATTTGGATTTGATTTTTTCGAAAAGCTTAACAATTTAGAGGAAGAAGATAAAAATCTGTTTATTTCTCCGTTAAGCATTTCACTTGCATTAGCAATGACCTATAATGGTGCAGAAGGCGAAACCAAAACAGCAATGGAGGAAACTTTAAAATTAAATGGATTAACAACTGATGAAATTAACAGTTCTTTTCAAAATTTAATTAATGCTCTGATTACTGTTGATCCTAAAATATTATTGAATATTGCAAATTCTATTTGGTACAATAATAAAT includes:
- a CDS encoding META domain-containing protein; this encodes MKNIKIIIIFCIIILASSCEKNSNNENEVSCFQVDLNDAAKYQINRKWIFLGFLHKDTQVEECKPDNLEEMNIEFSDTDRFHANSSCNLFNGYYSVFNPDSIIIDSVITTLMYCINDTVREWEDKYFYELRNATNYEISGNSLTIATTSNIDMIFKAD
- a CDS encoding IS1 family transposase (programmed frameshift), which gives rise to MNCPKCKSVKHKKNGVIKGKQRYKCHNCGYNYTVEIKSTAKPISVKRQALQLYLEGLGFRSIGRFLCVSHVAVQNWIKKFGKELDEIKSSEKISVIEMDEMHTYIGNKKYCWIWIAVDRDGKRFINCVFGSRGTKTGKELWKLIYNKEYDKIMTDYWKPYEDFVPKKNHIQSKAETYTVEGYNSLFRHFLARLRRKTKCYTKSLEMLIYSVKLLMEYRNNKTAIFN